TGAATTACATTGTCGTCATTGCCGCCATTTTTCTCCTATCCTGCCAGGATGATACTTTAGTTAGAAGCGACTCGGGCGACTTTCGGGGTACTTATCATGCCGAACTAATATATGCCGACCGGTCGGATTCCTCAAGGATAATAGGAGGAAGCGTTATAGGGATTATGGAATTCAAAGGAGCTGAGTTTGCCTTGATGCCGGACGGTCCAAGAGAAAGCTGGCCTCCCTGCGCCGGAACCTCTGGCGAGTTTTTGCTGCCATCGCCGGATATCATTAGATTCTCGCGCCGGGCGATTTTCGCCGATAATCCCTGTAAGGATACCAGTCAGTATTTTTACGGGGAATATCGGATAGAAAAGATATACCGGAAGATTAAGCTCCATCGGCTCGACCCGCCGGAAAAATGCTTTGTGTTGATAGAATTGATAAGATAGCCGGCATTTTGCGATTTCGTCCATCCTTTGAAATTGATATATTCCCCCCATGGACAATCGGGCTGCGATTGATAAAGAACTCTCAACCCCATCAGGCAAGTTCCGCCTTCCTCCCTGGCTCTTTTTTCTCTTAGTCGCAATTCTTTTCAGCCTCACCTTCCTTTTCAACTGGGACTATATTGGTGTAGGGGACTGGGAACTGTTTACCACCATGGCGGCGATACCGTATTGGACCATGGTGCATTATCATCAGTTTCCCTTCTGGAATCCATATCTTGCCGGAGGAAATATCCTTTTTGCCCATCCGGAGGTAAGCATTTTATCCCCGCTGTTTCTTCTGGTCTTGATTTTCGGACCGCTGGCGGGATTGAAACTTCAGGTTCTGGTCGCTTATTTTCTCGGTTTCTACGGGTCGTATCTGCTGGCGCGGCGGCTCCGTCTGTCGCCCCACGCCGCTGCCCTGGTTTCAATTGCCTATTTTGGCAGCTCCTATTTTGCCCTGCATTTCTCCATCGGGCATATGCCGTTCACCCATTTCTGTTTTCTGCCCTGGTTTCTCTATTTTCTATGGAAATCCGATGACAACCTCCGTTACCTTTTGGGGGCGGTGGTTGCCATTGCCCTTATCATCCTTGGCAACGGCGCCGCTATTCCTTTACTATATACCGTATTCTTCTCCGGGCTGGTCATACTGCTCTTCTCGCTGGAGACCAGAACTTTCCGCTACCTCGTCCGCTTTGTTTTTGCGGTGTTTGCCGGAGTTTTGCTTGCCGGAGTCAAGTTTCTCCCGATGCTTACCTATCTGTCTCAGAACCGCTGGCCCGGGAAGCCGGATGACCGCACTCCCTTCGGGCTTATTTTCGATGCCTTCTTTTCTTTTGACCAGGATATCTTTCGTCGGGTCGTTCCGGAGCAACTCTGGGGATGGCATGAGTACAGCGCCTATCTATCGCCGCTGGTGGCGCTTCTTGCCCTGGCTGGCATTATTCTGGCTTTCAGAAGAAGCCGGCTCTGGCTGATTGTCGGCATCTTTTTCTTCATTTTCGGGTTAGGTCATTTCTCCAGCAACTCCCCCTGGAATCAGATACTGAGACTTCCCGGATTTTCTTCGATTCGCTGCCCATCGCGGGCATTCCAGTTCGTAATACTCTCGTTTGCCATCTTAGGCGGTATAGGGCTGGATAAACTTATGGAAAGATATAGGTCAAAGATAAAGAGTCTCTCCGTTATCGCCGCAAGTATCGTGGGACTGATTCTTGCCGCCAATTATCTGATAAATCTACCGGGATTTTCGACCATCAAATATAAGAAGCCGGAAAGAGTCTGGCAGGCAGGCGAATTTCGGCATGTCATCGGAAGCAAGGACGATATCTACAATCAATTTCTTCAGAATCATGGCTCACTGACAACACCCTGGCTATCGGGGTACAAAGACAGCCGGGCGCTGGTGACACCGCTCAATGAAGTAATGATGGAGTATTTCCCCGAAGGTCAGGCGGAAATCATCAGCCGTGAATTCACGCCGAATAAGGTGGTTTATGAGCTTCTGCCGACCCAGGAAGGGGAGATTGTTTTCAGCATAGGTTATGATGACGGCTGGAAGGCTAAGGATGGACGCCCGCTGTTCGAGCAGGATGGTTTATTAGCCACCAGATTCAGTCCGCAGGACCGAACGATTGTCTTTGTCTATCATACTCCTTATTTCTGGAGCGGGGCATTGATATCACTCCTTACCGCCCTGGGATTACTCTATTTATTTCTTAATTCTAAAGCGCTTAAGCGGCTGAAGGCGGTACTTTAAGAGGGTCCAGATCGCCTCTATCCCGTCGTACCATCTGATTTTTTTCCCCTCTTCAAACTTCCTCGGATAGTAGGCAATCGGCACTTCATATATCCTGATGCCGTTGCGACCCAGTTTCGCCACTACTTCCGGGCAGAACTCAAACCGTCGACATTGCAGGTTCAACTGCCGGAGAATATCGGTTCGAACCATTTTGTAACAGGTGGCTTCATCAGTTATCCCGACACCGAATAGCAAATTGGCAAGAATAGTCAAAAACTCCCCTCCCCAGAGATATCTATTATAAGAGATGCCGGATGACGGGTTCAGCCTCCGTGACCCAAAAACCGCCACGGCGTTCTTTTTTTCCGCCAGTTCTGCCATTTTGACAAAGTCATTCGGGTCATATTCGAGGTCGCCGTCCTGAATGACCGTGTATTTCCCGCCTGCTACCTTCAATCCGGAAACGACCCCGTCACCTTTGCCGATATTGAGGTCTTTGCTTATAATCTTAACTTTGGGATTCCCGGCGAAATGCTCCAGAATCTCGCTGGTCCGGTCGGTCGAGCCATTGTTGATGATTATTAACTCCAGTTCCAGCGGAACCGCCAGGACCTTGCCGATAATCCGCTCCACTGTCTCTTCTTCATTATAAACCGGCATCAAGACCGTCAAGAGCATGGCTCAATATAATGATTCATCGCCTTTTCTCAAGTTTTCTTATGCCTTGACAGCAGGGGAGAGCGATATTAGCTTGCCGTTTCATTATGGAAAAAAAGAAATTGGACTACAGCGCTGCCGGTGTTGATATCGCCGCCGCTGACCGGGCAAAAGAGAAGATAAAGGAACTGGCGCGAAAGACCTTTAATCCTTGCGTCCTTTCCGAAATTGGGGCATTTGGCGGCTTTTTCAAGCCGGACCTGACCGGTTTAAAAAACCCGGTTTTAATCTCCTCGGCCGACGGTGTCGGCACCAAGTTGAAAATCGCTTTCATGACAGGGCGTCACCAGACCGTCGGTGAAGACCTGGTGAATCATTGTGTCAATGATATTCTGGTGCATGGCGCCCGCCCGCTTTTTTTCCTCGATTATATCGCCACCGGCAAGCTTGACCCGAAGGTGGTGGCCGAGATTGTTTCGGGTCTATCTAATGGCTGCCAGAGAGCCGGAATGGCGCTGCTGGGGGGAGAAACAGCGGAGATGCCTGATTTTTACCCGGCCGGCGAATATGACCTGGCCGGTTTCATTGTCGGGATTGTGGAGCAGAATCAGATAATCAACGGCAGTGAAATCGAAAAAGGGGATATCCTCATCGGTTTGGCGTCGGAGGGACTTCATACCAACGGCTATTCGCTGGCGCGGAAAGCGATATTCGAGATAGCCCGCAAGAGCCCCGAGGAGACAATAGCGAGCCTCGGAATGTCTGTCGCCGATGCCCTCTTAGCCACCCATAAATCGTACCAACGACCCATCTTTCGCCTCATGGAAAAGTATCGCCTGAAAGGTATGGCGCATATCACCGGCGGCGGAATTAAGGGGAATCTTATCAGAATACTTCCCGACGGGCTGCGCGCGATCATCTCCAGGGCGGCCTGGGTAGTTCCGCCGATTTTTTCCTTTATCCAGCAATGCGGGAATATTGCCGATGATGATATGTACCCGGCTTTCAATATGGGAATCGGGTATATAATTGTCGTCGCGGCAGAAGATGCCGCTGCGGTCATCAACGACTTGAGAACCCTCGGAGAGAGTCCGTATATTCTTGGTAAAATGGAAAAAGGGGAAAAAGAAGTGATACTGAAGGCTTGAGGCATGTTTTTACTCTGTATTCTGGACGGTTTCGGTCTTCGCG
The DNA window shown above is from Candidatus Zixiibacteriota bacterium and carries:
- a CDS encoding glycosyltransferase family 2 protein codes for the protein MPVYNEEETVERIIGKVLAVPLELELIIINNGSTDRTSEILEHFAGNPKVKIISKDLNIGKGDGVVSGLKVAGGKYTVIQDGDLEYDPNDFVKMAELAEKKNAVAVFGSRRLNPSSGISYNRYLWGGEFLTILANLLFGVGITDEATCYKMVRTDILRQLNLQCRRFEFCPEVVAKLGRNGIRIYEVPIAYYPRKFEEGKKIRWYDGIEAIWTLLKYRLQPLKRFRIKK
- the purM gene encoding phosphoribosylformylglycinamidine cyclo-ligase, which gives rise to MEKKKLDYSAAGVDIAAADRAKEKIKELARKTFNPCVLSEIGAFGGFFKPDLTGLKNPVLISSADGVGTKLKIAFMTGRHQTVGEDLVNHCVNDILVHGARPLFFLDYIATGKLDPKVVAEIVSGLSNGCQRAGMALLGGETAEMPDFYPAGEYDLAGFIVGIVEQNQIINGSEIEKGDILIGLASEGLHTNGYSLARKAIFEIARKSPEETIASLGMSVADALLATHKSYQRPIFRLMEKYRLKGMAHITGGGIKGNLIRILPDGLRAIISRAAWVVPPIFSFIQQCGNIADDDMYPAFNMGIGYIIVVAAEDAAAVINDLRTLGESPYILGKMEKGEKEVILKA